A DNA window from Candidatus Syntrophoarchaeum caldarius contains the following coding sequences:
- a CDS encoding Thymidylate kinase-like protein: protein MGIPSQYVWCNWDPKITLPLMAFIYLVTGRYRRKDYHKSRILRKIWNYIVIFDFLCIYLFKVKIPLLIGKNVVCDRYVYDMIADLMYDGLYNEKASKILLKLIPEPDLTFMLDVPEEVSDLRKDDTKDSVNIKESDNAIDYLKIHRKAYLQIAESLNIPVIDATREFDGLHEEIYLRVLQRYTSMNE from the coding sequence ATGGGCATTCCCTCTCAGTATGTCTGGTGTAACTGGGATCCAAAAATCACTCTGCCACTAATGGCTTTTATCTATCTTGTAACAGGAAGGTACAGGAGAAAAGACTACCATAAAAGCAGGATATTACGAAAAATCTGGAATTATATTGTAATCTTCGATTTCCTCTGCATTTATCTCTTTAAGGTCAAGATTCCTCTTCTCATAGGTAAGAACGTCGTCTGTGATCGATACGTTTATGACATGATAGCAGACCTCATGTATGATGGGTTATACAATGAAAAGGCGTCAAAAATTCTTCTCAAGCTTATCCCAGAGCCTGATCTTACTTTTATGCTGGATGTTCCAGAAGAAGTCTCGGATCTTCGCAAGGACGATACAAAAGATTCGGTGAATATTAAAGAATCTGATAATGCAATCGATTATCTGAAAATTCACAGAAAAGCTTACTTACAGATCGCAGAATCTTTAAATATACCCGTAATAGATGCCACAAGAGAATTTGATGGGTTGCATGAGGAGATTTATTTAAGGGTGCTTCAACGATACACATCGATGAATGAATAA
- a CDS encoding transposase: MNADPAYDSDEIGDYLRKRGIKSNIPVNKRNRKFPKREDQQGWIRMVI, translated from the coding sequence GTGAATGCAGATCCTGCCTATGATTCGGATGAGATAGGGGATTATCTAAGAAAGAGGGGTATAAAGTCAAATATTCCTGTTAATAAAAGAAACAGGAAGTTTCCCAAGCGGGAAGACCAACAAGGCTGGATAAGGATGGTTATATGA
- a CDS encoding transposase: MKFEELTEKEWELIEPLLPPPAPTGRPRADDKKTLNAILYVLTTGCRWMDMPGEYGSYVTTWRRLKRWEEEGVWDIILQDKAHPPHAPNVRLSVRLVLPQVGRRGRGDAIPLMR, translated from the coding sequence ATGAAATTTGAGGAATTGACTGAGAAAGAATGGGAACTCATCGAACCACTACTTCCACCACCTGCCCCGACAGGAAGACCGAGGGCAGACGATAAAAAAACGCTCAACGCCATCCTCTACGTCCTCACAACAGGATGCAGATGGATGGATATGCCAGGAGAATATGGATCTTATGTCACCACATGGAGAAGGCTGAAGAGATGGGAGGAAGAGGGTGTGTGGGATATAATTCTCCAGGATAAAGCGCATCCGCCTCATGCACCCAATGTCCGACTTTCAGTCAGACTAGTCCTACCGCAGGTAGGACGCAGGGGTAGAGGGGATGCAATCCCCCTTATGAGGTGA